One region of Bradyrhizobium betae genomic DNA includes:
- the nhaA gene encoding Na+/H+ antiporter NhaA, with amino-acid sequence MNDQLPGGDLPKTPLFVERALSTLQQFLHVEAISGIVLLVAAAAALLWANSPFAHSYHDLWHLEIPLRLGGFAFERPLHFWINDALMTIFFLVVGMEIRREIHEGALSRFDQAILPVLAAVGGVVVPALIYLSFNAAPGRSQGWAIPTATDIAFAVGVLALLGKSIPGNVRVFLLALAIIDDIIAVLIIAAFYTSGLDSTGFAVAALGVVLAFGFQRFGLNSAYAYVVPAFIVWAGFLMAGVHPTLAGVVLGLITPVRSASPEIVPPVMRVETALHPWVAYGIMPLFALANAGVGFASTELSGGAQFVTLGVALALCAGKPVGVIGATWLAVRTGWCRLAPGVSWGGVCLIGLLAGIGFTMSIFIAMLAFTDDRLLDAAKLGVLLGSLISVTLGLGWGAEYAQRWRNEAEG; translated from the coding sequence ATGAACGACCAGCTGCCCGGCGGGGACCTGCCCAAAACACCTCTTTTCGTTGAGCGGGCGCTTTCCACACTCCAGCAATTCCTGCATGTCGAGGCCATCAGCGGCATCGTGCTGCTCGTGGCCGCCGCGGCCGCGCTGCTCTGGGCCAACTCACCCTTCGCCCATTCGTATCATGATCTCTGGCACCTGGAGATTCCGCTTCGCCTTGGCGGGTTCGCCTTCGAGAGGCCGCTGCATTTCTGGATCAACGACGCCTTGATGACGATCTTCTTCCTGGTCGTCGGCATGGAGATCCGTCGCGAGATCCACGAGGGCGCACTGAGCCGGTTTGATCAGGCCATTCTGCCAGTGCTCGCCGCTGTCGGCGGTGTCGTCGTTCCCGCGCTGATCTACCTGAGCTTCAACGCCGCTCCCGGGCGCAGCCAAGGCTGGGCGATCCCGACGGCAACCGACATCGCTTTCGCCGTCGGCGTGCTCGCGCTGCTCGGAAAATCGATCCCGGGCAATGTGCGGGTCTTTTTGCTGGCGCTCGCCATCATCGACGACATCATCGCGGTACTCATCATCGCTGCGTTCTACACCAGCGGACTCGATTCCACCGGCTTCGCCGTCGCGGCGCTCGGGGTCGTCCTTGCATTCGGCTTTCAGAGGTTCGGGCTCAACTCTGCTTATGCCTATGTCGTACCGGCGTTCATCGTCTGGGCGGGCTTCCTCATGGCCGGGGTTCATCCGACGCTGGCCGGTGTCGTGCTTGGCCTGATCACGCCGGTGCGGTCGGCCAGCCCGGAGATCGTCCCGCCCGTCATGCGTGTCGAGACCGCGCTGCATCCCTGGGTCGCTTACGGGATCATGCCGCTGTTCGCGCTCGCGAATGCCGGGGTCGGCTTCGCGAGCACGGAGCTCTCCGGCGGCGCACAGTTCGTGACACTCGGTGTCGCGCTGGCCCTGTGTGCGGGCAAGCCGGTCGGTGTGATCGGTGCAACGTGGCTGGCGGTGCGCACCGGCTGGTGCCGCCTCGCTCCCGGCGTGTCATGGGGCGGCGTTTGCCTGATCGGGCTTTTGGCCGGCATCGGCTTCACCATGTCGATCTTCATCGCGATGCTCGCGTTCACCGACGACAGACTGCTGGATGCCGCGAAGCTCGGCGTGCTGCTCGGCTCGCTGATTTCCGTGACGCTCGGCCTCGGATGGGGCGCGGAATACGCCCAGCGCTGGCGCAACGAGGCCGAGGGCTAA
- a CDS encoding class II glutamine amidotransferase produces MCRWIAYRGETTSFEPYVTEPEHSLIAQSIRSLQSTAGSNGDGFGLGWYGEHPEPGLYRETRPAWSDENLRYLCRHLRSHLFFAHVRAATGTAVTRQNCHPFACGQWMFMHNGFIGSWNRLRRKVEALIPDAYYPSRLGSTDSEAVFLAIMGAGLDSDPVGATHRVLQSLAGLVNEGEHRERLRFTSAIANGRDLYAFRVSVNDAANTLYFRESGGQVVVVSEPFDKETDWTEVPPNHALIARASESVKIVPFDLAISSVSGAEPASVRRIIARR; encoded by the coding sequence ATGTGCCGCTGGATCGCATACCGGGGCGAGACGACCTCGTTCGAGCCTTACGTCACCGAGCCCGAGCATTCGCTGATCGCGCAGAGCATCCGCTCGCTGCAATCGACAGCGGGCTCGAATGGTGATGGCTTCGGTCTCGGCTGGTACGGCGAGCACCCGGAGCCTGGGCTTTATCGCGAGACGCGCCCCGCCTGGTCGGATGAAAACCTCCGCTACCTCTGCCGCCATCTCCGCTCGCACCTGTTCTTCGCCCATGTGCGCGCCGCCACCGGCACGGCGGTCACGCGGCAGAACTGTCATCCCTTCGCCTGCGGCCAGTGGATGTTCATGCACAACGGCTTCATCGGCAGCTGGAATCGCCTGCGTCGGAAGGTCGAGGCGCTGATCCCCGATGCCTATTATCCGTCGCGTTTGGGCTCGACGGACTCGGAAGCCGTGTTCCTCGCCATCATGGGCGCCGGTCTCGACAGCGACCCGGTCGGCGCGACGCACCGCGTGCTGCAATCGCTTGCTGGCCTTGTCAACGAAGGCGAACACCGCGAGCGGCTGCGCTTCACCAGCGCGATCGCGAACGGTCGCGATCTCTACGCCTTCCGCGTTTCGGTCAACGATGCCGCGAACACGCTGTATTTTCGCGAATCCGGCGGCCAGGTCGTCGTCGTGTCCGAGCCGTTCGACAAGGAAACGGACTGGACCGAAGTGCCGCCCAATCACGCTCTAATCGCGCGCGCGTCCGAAAGCGTGAAGATTGTTCCGTTCGACCTTGCAATTTCCAGTGTGTCCGGCGCGGAACCCGCCTCCGTCAGGAGGATTATCGCCCGCAGGTAA
- a CDS encoding carboxylate-amine ligase, producing MTFASDVLKLLRLDSSDDKQHLVIRSAGGRGKAAEYSFGIEEEYFLADRRSFEVAIETPNALFESANWSTGGQAMREMLQSQLEVATNVHVDVNDAREELRFLRREVANVAAQYGFVIMACGTHPTAVWRMSQPSPKPRYEEMIEDLRSIGHRNMMCGMHVHVQLPDPERRMAVMRAMLPHLPLFIALAASSPFWNSHKTGLKGYRLAAYSELPRTGMPELFENRQDYDAYIGALQRSGAIPDESHIWWAMRPSMKHPTLELRTPDTCTFVDDAIAIASLYRCLTRHLYLRPHLSKEVTVVERAIAVENKWRAQRYGTDCIFASKDGPVTISELLTRIIDDTAEDAAALNCASEVEHCRTIVERGSSAEFQLRAYRENGDDIASVSRWIATATISGTSAPIGRSVQAPT from the coding sequence ATGACATTTGCTTCGGACGTTTTGAAACTGCTGCGCCTCGATTCCTCCGACGACAAGCAGCACCTCGTCATTCGCTCGGCCGGCGGCCGCGGCAAGGCGGCCGAATATTCGTTCGGCATCGAGGAGGAATACTTCCTCGCCGATCGCCGCAGCTTTGAGGTCGCGATCGAAACGCCCAATGCGCTGTTCGAATCGGCGAACTGGTCCACCGGCGGCCAGGCCATGCGCGAGATGCTGCAATCCCAGCTCGAGGTCGCCACCAACGTTCACGTCGACGTCAATGACGCACGGGAAGAGCTGAGGTTCCTGCGCCGCGAGGTCGCCAACGTCGCCGCGCAATACGGCTTCGTCATCATGGCCTGCGGCACCCACCCGACCGCGGTCTGGCGCATGTCGCAGCCGAGTCCGAAGCCGCGCTACGAGGAGATGATCGAGGATCTGCGCAGCATCGGCCACCGCAACATGATGTGCGGCATGCATGTGCACGTCCAGTTGCCGGATCCCGAAAGGCGGATGGCGGTGATGCGGGCGATGCTGCCGCATCTGCCGCTGTTCATCGCGCTGGCCGCGTCCTCCCCGTTCTGGAATTCCCACAAGACGGGACTGAAGGGCTACCGGCTGGCGGCCTATAGCGAGCTGCCGCGCACCGGCATGCCCGAATTGTTCGAGAACAGGCAGGACTACGACGCCTATATCGGCGCATTGCAGCGCTCGGGCGCGATCCCCGACGAGAGCCACATCTGGTGGGCGATGCGTCCGTCCATGAAGCATCCGACGCTCGAGCTTCGCACGCCCGACACCTGCACCTTCGTCGATGACGCTATTGCCATAGCCTCGCTCTATCGCTGCCTGACGCGGCACCTCTATCTGCGGCCTCATCTGTCGAAGGAGGTCACCGTGGTCGAACGCGCGATCGCGGTCGAGAACAAATGGCGCGCCCAGCGCTATGGCACCGACTGCATCTTTGCGTCCAAGGATGGGCCGGTCACGATCTCCGAACTGCTCACACGCATCATCGACGACACCGCCGAGGACGCCGCCGCGCTGAACTGCGCCTCGGAGGTCGAGCATTGCCGGACCATCGTCGAACGCGGCAGCTCGGCCGAGTTCCAGCTTCGCGCCTACCGCGAAAACGGCGACGACATCGCATCGGTGTCACGATGGATTGCTACAGCTACGATCTCGGGAACGAGCGCTCCGATCGGGCGCAGCGTTCAGGCGCCGACATAG
- a CDS encoding general stress protein — MTVTISRLYDNYTNAQQAVQRLEAAGVPHSDISIVANNSDSWFNTDKKVDRDRDGVDDRAEGAGKGAGIGAGVGGTAGLLAGLGLLAIPGLGPVVAAGWLAATAVGAAAGAATGGVVGALTEAGISKEDADSYAEGVRRGGTLVSARVAEADRARLDTILNESSVDLRDRSAAWQKAGWKSFDPASKPYGADEVRKERQLYGGSLR; from the coding sequence ATGACCGTTACAATCTCTCGTCTTTACGATAACTACACCAATGCGCAGCAGGCGGTTCAGCGGCTCGAAGCTGCCGGCGTGCCGCACTCGGACATCAGCATCGTCGCCAACAATTCGGACAGCTGGTTCAATACCGACAAGAAGGTGGATCGTGACCGCGACGGTGTCGACGACCGCGCCGAAGGTGCGGGCAAGGGCGCTGGCATCGGTGCGGGCGTGGGCGGCACCGCCGGCCTTTTGGCCGGTCTCGGCCTTCTCGCGATCCCCGGCCTCGGTCCTGTCGTCGCAGCAGGTTGGCTCGCTGCGACTGCCGTCGGCGCGGCTGCAGGCGCTGCAACCGGCGGCGTCGTTGGGGCGCTGACTGAAGCCGGCATTTCCAAGGAGGATGCTGACTCTTATGCCGAGGGCGTTCGTCGTGGAGGCACGCTGGTGTCCGCGCGCGTTGCGGAGGCCGATCGCGCGCGCCTCGACACAATCCTGAACGAGTCGTCGGTCGATTTGCGCGACCGTAGCGCTGCCTGGCAGAAGGCCGGGTGGAAGTCCTTCGACCCCGCCAGCAAGCCTTATGGCGCCGACGAAGTTCGCAAGGAGCGGCAGCTCTACGGCGGATCGCTCCGCTAA
- the gor gene encoding glutathione-disulfide reductase, whose translation MAEFDVDLFVIGGGSGGVRAARIAAGHGARVMIAEEYRMGGTCVIRGCVPKKLFVIGSHFRHELEDAAGFGWTVPPASFDWPTLIANKDKEIARLEAAYTTNVEKSGAQIVKSRAVIEDKHTVRLLVDDKKITAKYILIATGGAPNHGAAIPGIEHVISSNEAFHLKKLPKRIVIQGGGYIALEFAGIFAGFGSDVTVIYRGDNILRGFDEDVRAHVRSEMEKQGITILTGCTVAKVDRHGDEFTTHLSNGSSLASDRVMFAIGRHPAVANLGLEKAGVAINPNNGGIAVDHFSKSSVDSIYAIGDVTHRFNLTPVAIREGHAFADTVFGKREVQVDHSTIPTAVFSQPEVGTVGLTETEARAQFSHVDIYKTNFRPIKATMSGRDTRVLMKLVVDGSTDRVLGCHIVGDAAAEITQAVAIAIKMKATKADFDSTIALHPTAAEELVTMRTPTARHVRQAAE comes from the coding sequence ATGGCTGAATTCGACGTCGACCTCTTTGTCATCGGTGGCGGCTCGGGCGGCGTGCGTGCCGCCCGCATCGCGGCCGGCCATGGCGCCCGCGTGATGATCGCGGAAGAGTACCGCATGGGCGGGACCTGCGTGATCCGCGGCTGCGTGCCGAAGAAGCTGTTCGTGATCGGCTCGCATTTTCGTCACGAGCTCGAGGACGCCGCCGGTTTCGGCTGGACCGTTCCGCCCGCCAGCTTCGACTGGCCGACGCTGATCGCCAACAAGGACAAGGAGATCGCCCGGCTGGAGGCGGCCTACACGACGAATGTCGAGAAGTCCGGCGCGCAGATCGTCAAGAGCCGTGCGGTGATCGAGGACAAGCACACCGTCCGCCTGCTCGTGGACGACAAGAAGATCACGGCGAAATACATCCTGATCGCCACCGGCGGCGCGCCCAACCACGGCGCTGCGATTCCCGGCATCGAGCACGTGATCTCGTCGAACGAAGCGTTTCACCTCAAGAAGCTGCCGAAGCGGATCGTGATCCAGGGCGGCGGCTACATCGCGCTCGAATTCGCCGGCATCTTCGCCGGCTTCGGCTCCGACGTCACCGTGATCTATCGCGGCGACAACATCCTGCGCGGCTTCGACGAGGACGTCCGCGCTCACGTCCGCAGCGAGATGGAGAAGCAGGGCATCACCATCCTGACCGGCTGCACGGTCGCGAAGGTCGATCGCCACGGCGACGAGTTCACCACGCATCTGTCCAACGGGTCGAGCCTTGCCTCGGACCGGGTGATGTTCGCGATCGGCCGGCATCCGGCGGTGGCCAATCTCGGCCTGGAGAAGGCCGGCGTCGCCATCAACCCGAACAATGGCGGCATCGCGGTCGATCATTTCTCCAAAAGCTCGGTCGACAGCATCTATGCGATCGGCGACGTCACCCATCGCTTCAACCTGACGCCGGTCGCGATCCGCGAGGGCCATGCCTTCGCCGACACCGTGTTCGGCAAGCGCGAGGTGCAGGTCGATCATTCGACCATTCCGACCGCCGTATTCTCTCAGCCGGAGGTCGGCACGGTCGGCCTGACGGAGACCGAGGCGCGTGCGCAGTTCAGCCACGTCGACATCTACAAGACGAATTTCCGCCCGATCAAGGCGACGATGTCGGGGCGCGACACCCGCGTGCTGATGAAGCTCGTCGTCGACGGCTCGACCGACCGTGTGCTCGGCTGTCACATCGTCGGTGACGCCGCGGCCGAGATCACCCAGGCGGTCGCGATCGCGATCAAGATGAAGGCGACCAAGGCCGATTTCGACTCCACCATCGCGCTGCATCCGACCGCGGCCGAAGAGCTCGTCACCATGCGCACGCCAACCGCGCGCCACGTGCGGCAGGCGGCGGAGTAG
- a CDS encoding DUF2059 domain-containing protein codes for MTSVLKFLPAATLAVGLALSAAPAVAQQPAPAQPKAAAAPAQPKSSPAAIAAAREILQIKNATAMYTGAVPGLVEKTKIALIQQNLNYQKDLNEVAQVVAQQLAGRQNEIGEGMAQIYASEFTEQELKDLVTFYKSPLGKKLIDAEPRAIGLSMAFMNSWAQNFAETVMGAFRAEMRKRGKEI; via the coding sequence ATGACGAGCGTATTGAAGTTCTTGCCGGCCGCGACCCTCGCTGTGGGACTGGCGCTTTCGGCAGCCCCGGCCGTCGCGCAGCAGCCGGCGCCGGCTCAGCCCAAGGCAGCAGCCGCGCCGGCCCAGCCGAAGTCCTCGCCGGCGGCGATCGCCGCGGCCAGGGAGATCTTGCAGATCAAGAACGCCACCGCGATGTATACCGGCGCCGTGCCGGGCCTGGTCGAGAAGACCAAGATCGCGCTGATCCAGCAGAACCTGAACTACCAGAAGGACCTCAACGAGGTCGCCCAGGTCGTCGCCCAGCAGCTCGCCGGCCGCCAGAACGAGATCGGCGAAGGCATGGCGCAGATCTACGCCAGCGAGTTCACCGAGCAGGAGCTGAAGGACCTCGTCACCTTCTACAAGTCGCCGCTGGGCAAGAAGCTGATCGACGCCGAGCCGCGCGCCATTGGCCTCAGCATGGCCTTCATGAACTCCTGGGCCCAGAACTTCGCCGAGACCGTGATGGGCGCCTTCCGCGCCGAGATGCGCAAGCGTGGCAAGGAGATCTGA
- the rpiA gene encoding ribose-5-phosphate isomerase RpiA, with product MNMDQLKRQAAARALEEVRDGMQLGLGTGSTAKHFVELLGERVAAGLKVIGVPTSEATRLDAERCGVPLTTLDEIDHLDITIDGADEIDPELNLIKGGGGALLREKIVAAASDRMIVIADDTKWVPTLGRFPLPVEVIPFGLGATRRAIEKAFAECGVSGQMAVRKTKGGDKDGHVFVTDGGHWILDAQLGRIVDPPSLAKALSAIPGVVEHGLFIGLASSAVLAGGEGIRVIERRKPKGD from the coding sequence GTGAACATGGACCAGTTGAAGCGGCAGGCTGCGGCGCGCGCCCTCGAGGAGGTGCGTGACGGCATGCAGCTCGGGCTCGGCACCGGCTCGACCGCCAAGCATTTCGTCGAACTGCTCGGCGAGCGCGTCGCCGCCGGGCTCAAGGTCATCGGCGTGCCGACCTCCGAGGCGACGCGCCTCGATGCGGAACGTTGCGGTGTGCCGCTGACCACGCTCGACGAGATCGACCATCTCGACATCACCATCGACGGCGCCGACGAGATCGATCCCGAGCTCAATCTGATCAAGGGCGGCGGCGGCGCGCTGCTGCGCGAGAAGATCGTGGCGGCCGCTTCGGATCGCATGATCGTGATTGCCGACGACACCAAATGGGTGCCGACGCTCGGCCGCTTTCCGCTGCCGGTCGAGGTGATCCCGTTCGGGCTTGGCGCGACGCGCCGCGCGATCGAGAAGGCATTTGCGGAATGCGGTGTTTCCGGGCAAATGGCGGTCCGCAAGACCAAAGGGGGGGACAAGGACGGCCACGTTTTCGTCACCGACGGCGGCCACTGGATCCTCGATGCCCAGCTCGGACGTATCGTGGATCCGCCCAGCCTCGCCAAGGCGTTGAGCGCGATCCCCGGGGTGGTCGAGCATGGGTTGTTCATCGGCTTGGCCAGCTCGGCTGTTTTGGCGGGTGGCGAGGGAATCCGCGTGATTGAACGGCGAAAGCCGAAAGGAGACTAG
- a CDS encoding HAD-IA family hydrolase: MTSSYTLVFDLDGTLVDTAPDLITALNYVLDREGLPPVPMASARNMIGAGARKLIERGLEAEGRTVSLADMDRMTADFIAYYADHIAVESRPFEGLEAALDHFAAEGHRLAVCTNKLEWLSKRLLDQLDMSRRFAAICGANTFGVQKPDPTIFRETVARAGGDVKASIMVGDAGTDVGVARRAGVPVIGVSFGYTDVPIAELKPDRLIHHMRDLPAAALSLMTG, translated from the coding sequence ATGACCTCCTCCTATACCCTCGTCTTCGATCTCGACGGCACGCTTGTGGATACGGCGCCCGACCTGATCACCGCGCTGAATTACGTGCTCGACCGCGAAGGGCTGCCGCCCGTGCCGATGGCCTCGGCCCGCAACATGATCGGCGCCGGCGCCCGCAAGCTGATCGAGCGGGGGCTTGAGGCCGAGGGCCGCACCGTGAGCCTCGCGGACATGGACCGGATGACGGCGGATTTCATCGCCTATTACGCCGACCACATCGCGGTCGAATCCCGGCCCTTCGAGGGGCTGGAAGCCGCGCTCGACCATTTTGCCGCCGAGGGCCACCGGCTGGCGGTCTGCACCAACAAGCTGGAATGGCTGTCCAAGCGGCTGCTGGACCAGCTCGACATGAGCCGTCGCTTCGCAGCGATCTGCGGCGCCAACACGTTCGGGGTCCAGAAGCCGGATCCGACCATTTTCCGCGAGACGGTCGCGCGCGCCGGCGGCGATGTGAAGGCCAGTATCATGGTCGGCGATGCCGGAACCGACGTCGGCGTGGCCCGGCGCGCCGGGGTCCCCGTGATCGGGGTCAGCTTCGGCTATACAGACGTGCCGATCGCCGAGCTGAAGCCGGACCGGCTGATCCATCACATGCGCGACCTGCCGGCGGCTGCCCTCAGCCTGATGACAGGCTAG
- the moaA gene encoding GTP 3',8-cyclase MoaA: MNGSSASSLATASPLAALSSAMTDPFGRTISYLRVSVTDRCDLRCFYCMSEDMTFLPKADLLTLEELDRLCSAFIAKGVKKLRLTGGEPLVRRNVMTLVRSLSRHLSSGALHELTLTTNGTQLAKYAQELADCGVRRINVSLDTLDPQKFREITRWGEIDKVLEGIEAARAAGLSVKINAVALKNLNEDELPELMRWAHGKGMGLTLIEVMPMGEIGSGRIDQYLPLSLVRARLAQQFTLTDLAESTGGPARYVSVAETGGKLGFITPMTHNFCESCNRVRITCTGTLHTCLGHEDASDLRKPLRASSEDALLADAIDRAIGLKPKGHDFIIDRRHDRPSVSRHMSVTGG; encoded by the coding sequence ATGAACGGATCTTCCGCGAGCTCTCTCGCAACGGCGAGCCCTCTCGCCGCGCTGTCGAGCGCCATGACCGATCCGTTCGGGCGGACCATCTCTTACTTGCGCGTCTCCGTCACCGACCGCTGCGACCTGCGCTGCTTCTACTGCATGTCGGAAGACATGACGTTCCTGCCCAAGGCGGACCTGCTGACGCTGGAAGAGCTCGACCGGCTCTGCTCGGCGTTCATTGCCAAGGGCGTCAAGAAGCTGCGCCTTACCGGCGGCGAGCCGCTGGTCCGCCGCAACGTGATGACGCTGGTGCGCTCGCTGTCGCGGCATCTTTCCAGCGGCGCCCTGCACGAGCTGACGCTGACGACCAATGGCACCCAGCTTGCGAAATACGCGCAAGAACTGGCCGATTGCGGCGTCCGCCGCATCAACGTCTCGCTCGACACGCTTGATCCCCAAAAGTTTCGCGAGATCACCCGCTGGGGCGAGATCGACAAGGTGCTGGAAGGCATCGAGGCCGCGCGCGCCGCGGGCCTCAGCGTGAAGATCAACGCGGTGGCGCTGAAGAACCTCAACGAGGACGAGCTTCCCGAGCTGATGCGCTGGGCCCACGGCAAGGGCATGGGCCTGACGCTGATCGAAGTCATGCCGATGGGCGAGATCGGCTCGGGCCGCATCGACCAGTATCTGCCGCTGTCGCTGGTGCGCGCGCGCCTGGCGCAGCAATTCACCTTGACGGATCTGGCCGAGAGCACTGGCGGCCCCGCCCGCTATGTCAGCGTCGCCGAGACCGGCGGCAAGCTCGGCTTCATCACGCCGATGACCCATAATTTCTGCGAATCGTGCAACCGGGTGCGCATCACCTGCACCGGCACGCTGCACACCTGCCTCGGCCACGAGGATGCCTCCGATTTGCGCAAACCCCTGCGTGCATCGAGCGAGGATGCACTGCTTGCGGATGCGATCGACCGCGCCATCGGGCTCAAACCCAAGGGCCACGATTTCATCATCGACCGCCGCCACGACCGCCCCAGTGTCTCCAGGCATATGAGTGTGACCGGCGGCTGA
- a CDS encoding TRAP transporter small permease subunit: MRPLLAVSNAIDLLNEKIGYVCNLLVLLACLVSAVNAMIRYAFSNSSNGWLELQWYMFAILVMFGASYTFKRNEHVRVEIFYLTLSERGQLWLDMIGTLCFLIPSCLLLAYLSWPFFMQAYSVGEMSGNAGGLIRWPIKFVIPAGFVLLALQGVSEVIKRIAALKGYVTIDAKYERPTQ, from the coding sequence ATGCGTCCCTTGCTGGCGGTGAGCAACGCCATCGACCTCCTCAACGAAAAGATCGGGTACGTCTGTAACCTGCTGGTGCTGCTGGCGTGTCTGGTCAGCGCGGTCAACGCCATGATCCGCTATGCCTTCAGCAACTCCTCCAACGGCTGGCTGGAGCTTCAATGGTACATGTTCGCGATCCTGGTGATGTTCGGCGCGTCCTACACGTTCAAGCGCAACGAGCATGTGCGGGTCGAGATCTTCTATCTGACGCTCTCCGAGCGCGGCCAGCTCTGGCTCGACATGATCGGCACGCTCTGCTTCCTGATCCCCTCCTGCCTGCTGCTCGCCTATCTGTCGTGGCCGTTCTTCATGCAGGCCTATAGCGTCGGCGAGATGTCCGGCAATGCCGGCGGCCTGATCCGCTGGCCGATCAAGTTCGTGATCCCCGCCGGCTTCGTCCTGCTGGCGCTCCAGGGTGTTTCCGAAGTCATCAAGCGTATCGCGGCTCTCAAGGGCTACGTCACGATCGACGCCAAGTACGAGAGGCCGACCCAATGA
- a CDS encoding TRAP transporter large permease, which produces MITLEMMPPLMFGGLVLAMLIGFPVAFTLAAVGLSFGFLAIHLGFFDLNFLQAIPGRVFGSVLSNELLLAIPFFTFMGAILERCGLAEDMLDSMGQLFGPIRGGLGYSVIIVGFILGAITGTVAAQVIAMALISMPIMIRYGYNMRYITGVLAASGTITQLVPPSLVLIVLADQLGKSVGDMYLGAWGPSVFQIMLFAGYTFILGLIKPDHVPPVPLEARTLNGWALWKKCLMGIIPSAVLIFVVLGTMMMGLATPTEAGAMGAVGAIVLAAIHHKDFTSNDRRVLIIGVIAAGIGTIVAMLFTENLVFRLSFAVCYIAVAWICIQAARIPDLRDLIKQGYESTMRLTCMVTFILIGSTCFSVVFLGVSGGVWLEHLLTSLPGGVWGFLIFINLFIFFLAFFLDFFEIAFIILPMIAPIAQKVLAPVVGPDAALIWFGVMLCVNMQTSFLHPPFGFALFYLRGVAPKEVKSSDIYWGAIPWIGLQMIMVLLVIIFPVTVTGLLDKPLNVDLDKVKIEVPQIDLPPLDLGPPQK; this is translated from the coding sequence ATGATTACGCTGGAGATGATGCCGCCGTTGATGTTCGGCGGCCTGGTTCTGGCGATGCTGATCGGCTTCCCCGTCGCGTTCACGCTCGCGGCGGTCGGCCTCTCCTTCGGCTTCCTCGCCATCCATCTCGGATTCTTCGACCTCAACTTCCTCCAGGCGATCCCCGGACGCGTGTTCGGCAGCGTGCTCTCCAACGAGCTGCTGCTCGCGATTCCGTTCTTCACCTTCATGGGCGCGATATTGGAGAGATGCGGGCTCGCTGAGGACATGCTGGATTCGATGGGCCAGCTGTTCGGCCCGATCCGCGGCGGCCTCGGCTATTCCGTGATCATCGTCGGCTTCATTCTCGGCGCCATCACCGGCACGGTGGCGGCACAGGTCATCGCCATGGCGCTGATCTCGATGCCGATCATGATCCGCTACGGCTACAACATGCGCTACATCACCGGCGTGCTCGCGGCCTCCGGCACGATCACGCAGCTGGTGCCGCCTTCGCTGGTGCTGATCGTGCTCGCCGACCAGCTCGGCAAGTCGGTCGGCGACATGTATCTCGGCGCCTGGGGTCCCTCGGTGTTCCAGATCATGCTGTTCGCCGGCTACACCTTCATCCTCGGCCTGATCAAGCCGGACCACGTACCGCCGGTGCCGCTGGAAGCGCGCACGCTGAACGGCTGGGCGCTGTGGAAGAAGTGCCTGATGGGCATCATTCCCTCGGCCGTGCTGATCTTCGTCGTGCTCGGCACCATGATGATGGGCCTTGCGACCCCGACGGAAGCCGGCGCCATGGGCGCGGTCGGCGCCATCGTGCTCGCCGCGATCCATCACAAGGACTTCACCTCGAATGATCGCAGGGTCCTGATCATCGGCGTGATCGCCGCCGGCATCGGCACCATCGTCGCGATGCTGTTTACCGAGAACCTTGTGTTCAGGCTTTCGTTCGCGGTGTGCTATATCGCCGTGGCCTGGATCTGCATCCAGGCTGCCCGCATCCCCGACCTGCGCGACCTCATCAAGCAGGGCTACGAATCCACCATGCGCCTCACCTGCATGGTCACCTTCATCCTGATCGGCTCGACCTGCTTCTCGGTGGTGTTCCTGGGCGTCTCCGGCGGCGTCTGGCTCGAGCATCTGCTGACCTCGCTGCCCGGCGGCGTCTGGGGCTTCCTGATCTTCATCAACCTGTTCATCTTCTTCCTGGCGTTCTTCCTCGACTTCTTCGAGATCGCCTTCATCATCCTGCCGATGATCGCGCCGATCGCGCAGAAGGTTCTCGCGCCGGTGGTGGGACCCGACGCGGCGCTGATCTGGTTCGGCGTGATGCTGTGCGTGAACATGCAGACCTCGTTCCTGCATCCGCCGTTCGGCTTTGCGCTGTTCTATTTGCGCGGCGTCGCGCCAAAGGAAGTGAAGAGCTCCGACATCTACTGGGGTGCGATCCCGTGGATCGGCCTGCAGATGATCATGGTGCTTCTCGTGATCATCTTCCCGGTCACGGTGACGGGCCTGCTCGACAAGCCGCTGAACGTCGACCTCGACAAGGTCAAGATCGAGGTGCCGCAGATCGACCTGCCGCCGCTGGATCTGGGACCACCGCAGAAGTAA